From the genome of Eublepharis macularius isolate TG4126 chromosome 12, MPM_Emac_v1.0, whole genome shotgun sequence, one region includes:
- the LOC129339828 gene encoding olfactory receptor 6M1-like gives MLTVTGNVVIITATWIDHRLHNPMYFFLCNLSFLDAMVATAIAPKMMKDFLSKKKTISVSGCISQCYFYFFFGTTEFILLAVMSLDRYVAICNPLRYSTIMNVRLTIKLLLVSWVGGFLSVLSPIIIISMLPFCGPNIIDHFFCDIEPLIRLSCADTTVLEMIEFYLSTIVLLSSLMLTVVSYVYIITTILRISSSTGRKKTFSTCASHITVASVFYGSAIFMYIVPNKGISFGLKKAVTLQTCIVTHLLNPFIYTLRNQQVKEVIKDAVSRFSTTKKSLKKNSG, from the coding sequence ATGCTTACTGTCACTGGAAATGTGGTCATCATTACTGCAACCTGGATTGACCATCGGCTCCACAATCCCATGTATTTCTTTCTTTGCAACCTTTCCTTCCTGGATGCCATGGTGGCCACAGCCATTGCTCCCAAGATGATGAAGGATTTCTTATCCAAGAAGAAGACCATCTCTGTGTCTGGCTGCATATCTCAGTGTTACTTCTACTTCTTCTTTGGTACCACTGAATTCATCCTCTTGGCTGTCATGTCCCTGGACCGATATGTTGCAATCTGCAACCCACTTCGCTATTCCACCATTATGAATGTACGTTTGACAATCAAGTTACTGCTTGTGTCTTGGGTTGGGGGATTCCTTTCTGTCCTTTCTcctatcatcatcatctctatgctgcctttctgtgGTCCAAACATCATTGACCACTTCTTCTGTGACATTGAACCACTTATCAGGCTCTCTTGTGCTGACACTACTGTTCTGGAGATGATAGAGTTTTATCTTTCTACTATTGTACTATTGAGCTCTCTCATGCTGACAGTGGTCTCCTATGTCTATATCATTACCACCATTCTCCGCATTTCATCCAGCACAGGGCGGAAGAAGACCTTCTCCACTTGTGCCTCCCATATTACTGTGGCCTCTGTCTTCTACGGAAGTGCCATTTTCATGTACATAGTTCCCAACAAAGGCATTTCCTTTGGCCTCAAAAAAGCAGTGACCCTCCAGACCTGTATTGTCACACACTTGCTGAATCCATTCATTTATACCTTAAGGAATCAGCAAGTCAAAGAGGTGATAAAGGATGCTGTATCTCGATTCTCCACCACCAAGAAGAGTCTGAAGAAAAATTCTGGTTAA
- the LOC129339829 gene encoding olfactory receptor 6M1-like has product MGQRNQSGTEQVTEFILTGFQLSLHMKALLFVVLLIVFLLTLAGNITIIILVCLAQQLQTAMYFFLCNLSLLDILFVLTITPKMLENLVSLKQTISFLGCAAQCYFYFFLGTAEFILISVMSFDRYVAICHPLRYAIIMNSHVCAWLVLGCWMGAFLSTIGPIALLFQLSYCGSNVIDHVFCDYAPIIKLSCNDIHFILALESILSSVVLLSSLSVTGFSYLYIITTIVRMQSAKGRLKAFSTCASHLTVASTFYGCSIFMYALPSQGRSRNVQKAVAVLTAAVSPLFNPFIYTLRNEKVKEAFRDCLKWSALKL; this is encoded by the coding sequence ATGGGTCAAAGGAATCAGAGCGGCACAGAACAAGTGACAGAGTTCATCTTAACTGGCTTTCAACTTTCTTTGCACATGAAAGCCCTCCTCTTTGTGGTGCTTCTAATAGTTTTCCTGTTAACACTAGCTGGGAACATCACCATTATCATTTTGGTCTGCCTTGCCCAGCAACTCCAAACAGCTATGTACTTCTTCCTCTGCAATCTCTCCCTATTGGATATCCTCTTTGTTTTGACAATCACCCCAAAGATGTTGGAGAATCTGGTTTCCTTGAAGCAAACCATCTCTTTCCTTGGCTGCGCTGCTCAATGCTATTTCTACTTCTTCCTTGGCACTGCCGAGTTCATCCTCATCTCTGTGATGTCATTTGACCGTTATGTGGCCATCTGCCACCCACTTCGCTATGCCATCATTATGAACAGTCATGTCTGCGCTTGGTTGGTCTTAGGTTGCTGGATGGGTGCTTTCCTCTCGACCATTGGCCCCATTGCCTTGCTCTTCCAGTTATCCTACTGTGGCTCTAATGTCATCGACCATGTCTTCTGTGACTATGCCCCAATAATAAAGCTATCTTGCAATGACATACATTTCATCCTAGCCTTGGAGTCTATCTTATCTTCAGTAGTGTTACTCAGTTCATTATCTGTCACTGGTTTCTCTTATCTGTACATTATCACCACCATTGTGCGTATGCAGTCTGCCAAAGGTCGTctaaaagcattttccacttgtGCATCCCACCTTACTGTAGCCTCCACTTTCTATGGTTGCTCTATCTTCATGTACGCTTTGCCCAGCCAGGGACGCTCTCGGAATGTCCAGAAGGCAGTAGCCGTACTCACAGCTGCAGTGTCCCCTTTGTTCAACCCTTTTATATATACTCTGAGAAATGAGAAGGTGAAGGAGGCCTTCAGAGACTGTCTGAAGTGGTCAGCATTGAAACTGTAA